The Zygotorulaspora mrakii chromosome 3, complete sequence genome includes a region encoding these proteins:
- the ARP2 gene encoding actin-related protein 2 (similar to Saccharomyces cerevisiae ARP2 (YDL029W); ancestral locus Anc_3.161): MDPHNPIVLDQGTGFVKIGRAGENFPDFTFPSIVGRPILRAEERANVSTPLKDIMIGDEASEVRSYLQISYPMENGIIKNWTDMELLWDYAFYNQMKLPSTSNGKILLTEPPMNPIKNREQMCEVMFEKYDFGGVYVAIQAVLALYAQGLSSGVVVDSGDGVTHIVPVYESVVLNHLTRRLDVAGRDVTRHMIDLLSRRGYNFNRSADFETVRQMKEKVCYVSYDLDLDSKLARETTTLVENYELPDGRVIKVGQERFEAPECLFQPSLVDVEQPGVGEMLFNTVQSADVDIRSALYRAIVLSGGSSMYPGLPSRLEKELKQLWFTRVLHKDPSRLEKFKVRIEDPPRRKHMVFIGGAVLANIMADKDHMWLSKQEWHENGPAAMAKFGPR; the protein is encoded by the exons ATGGATCCTCATAACCCAATTG TCCTCGACCAAGGTACTGGTTTTGTGAAAATTGGCCGTGCTGGTGAGAATTTTCCAGATTTTACATTTCCCTCCATCGTTGGTAGACCTATATTGAGAGCGGAAGAGCGTGCCAATGTAAGTACTCCATTAAAGGATATTATGATCGGTGATGAGGCCAGTGAAGTACGCTCGTACcttcaaatttcttatCCGATGGAAAATGGTATAATTAAAAACTGGACGGATATGGAGTTATTGTGGGACTATGCATTTTATAACCAGATGAAACTGCCATCAACGTCCAATGGAAAAATCCTATTAACCGAGCCTCCTATGAACCCAATTAAAAACAGAGAGCAAATGTGCGAGGTCATGTTCGAGAAATATGATTTCGGTGGTGTATACGTTGCAATTCAAGCTGTGTTGGCGCTGTACGCACAAGGTTTGTCATCAGGGGTCGTTGTCGATTCAGGTGACGGTGTTACACATATTGTTCCAGTGTATGAATCTGTGGTTCTTAATCATTTGACTAGAAGATTGGATGTTGCAGGAAGGGATGTAACAAGACACATGATTGATTTACTTTCTCGCCGTGGTTACAATTTTAATAGAAGTGcagattttgaaactgTTCGTcaaatgaaggaaaaagtGTGCTATGTTTCTTATGATTTGGATTTGGATTCTAAGTTAGCAAGAGAAACAACAACTTTGGTTGAGAATTATGAACTTCCGGATGGAAGAGTGATCAAAGTGGGCCAAGAACGATTCGAAGCTCCTGAATGTCTGTTTCAACCAAGTCTTGTCGATGTTGAGCAACCTGGAGTGGGCGAAATGCTGTTCAATACAGTACAGTCAGCTGATGTCGATATTAGAAGCGCTCTGTACAGAGCCATAGTTTTGTCAGGGGGGTCAAGTATGTATCCTGGACTACCATCAAGATTGGAGAAAGAACTGAAACAACTATGGTTTACTAGAGTATTGCACAAGGATCCTTCGAGACTAGAGAAATTTAAAGTTAGAATAGAAGATCCACCCAGAAGGAAGCATATGGTTTTTATTGGTGGAGCTGTTTTAGCCAATATCATGGCTGATAAAGATCATATGTGGCTCTCTAAGCAAGAATGGCATGAAAATGGCCCTGCTGCGATGGCAAAATTTGGGCCAAGATAA
- the PRP9 gene encoding SF3a splicing factor complex subunit PRP9 (similar to Saccharomyces cerevisiae PRP9 (YDL030W); ancestral locus Anc_3.160) codes for MEVLESRRALLEDLEIIEDAIASRFCRNPALYYSYLEKRAAISQETLDKPSISAMQANRVYKSKRMKRSRKQLVLQQHEINLFLREAFQKLRKLGSLEGPLDMGGLLDEKSDFEAFINKLGEVDGERRNSEDSTLEVNEKISQYAMFSASSSKEHPTTIKSERAFDLQLNDLFTRDEQYGEYMDLERFHSEWFKVIQSTECTLLKFLDILSVFLDDEKYLLKPPMDRKNERYLQFLGKLSNYVETYFCKCNILLDNKLLDSTIKTDFLSHLDTPIKRANKGYYSIASGKWFKTQAVYESYLTGKNHKKSVTKRYNGLLSEYKIHRYLKLLQKEFNRTREFIERKLAFTTEERIEEMAKLNECYDSPDYGADEKEEENSADTKNDLALQSKNGSESSVDLPLGPDGLPMPYWLYKLQGLDVTYTCEICGNLTFKGRRAFEKHFTEPTHMLRLRCLGIEPSPIFKGITSIEAALKLSNQVGALKKTKTSGRHQQGIDMDIEMEDEDGNVMSKKLYEELKKQGLV; via the coding sequence ATGGAGGTACTAGAATCTAGACGAGCACTTTTAGAAGATTTGGAGATTATTGAAGATGCCATAGCCTCAAGATTTTGCCGGAATCCTGCATTATATTATAGCTACCTTGAGAAAAGAGCGGCTATATCACAAGAAACTCTGGATAAACCGTCAATATCAGCCATGCAGGCTAATAGAGTATACAAATCTAAGAGAATGAAGAGAAGTAGAAAACAATTGGTTCTTCAGCAGCATGAaatcaatctttttttaaggGAAGCTTTCCAGAAACTTAGAAAGCTTGGCTCTTTGGAGGGACCACTTGATATGGGGGGTCTACTggatgaaaagagtgatTTTGAGGCTTTTATCAATAAGTTGGGAGAGGTAGATGGAGAGCGCAGAAATTCTGAAGACTCCACTCTAGAagtaaatgaaaaaatatcacaaTATGCAATGTTTTCTGCAAGCAGCTCTAAAGAACATCCGACAACAATAAAATCAGAGAGGGCCTTTGATTTACAATTGAATGATCTCTTCACTAGAGATGAACAATACGGTGAGTACATGGACTTGGAAAGGTTCCATTCTGAATGGTTCAAGGTCATCCAAAGCACAGAGTGCACTTTATTAAAATTCCTGGATATATTGAGTGTTTTCctggatgatgaaaagtattTATTAAAACCACCTATGGATaggaaaaatgaaagatatTTACAATTTCTGGGAAAGCTGAGCAATTACGTTGAAACATATTTCTGTAAATGTAATATTCTACTGGATAACAAACTATTGGATAGTACGATTAAGACTGATTTTCTATCACATTTAGATACGCCAATAAAGAGAGCGAATAAAGGTTATTATTCGATCGCGTCTGGGAAGTGGTTTAAGACACAGGCGGTATACGAAAGCTACTTAACAGGAAAGAATCATAAAAAGAGTGTAACCAAAAGATATAATGGTCTCTTATCCGAATACAAAATTCATAGATATCTGAAGCTTCTTCAGAAAGAATTCAACCGCACTAGAGAATTTATAGAAAGGAAGTTGGCTTTCACCACTGAAGAGAGGATAGAAGAGATGGCGAAATTAAATGAGTGTTATGACTCTCCTGATTATGGCGCCGATgagaaagaggaagagaatAGTGCAGATACCAAAAATGACCTTGCGCTGCAGAGCAAGAATGGCTCCGAATCATCCGTTGATTTACCGCTAGGGCCTGATGGTCTGCCCATGCCTTACTGGCTATACAAACTACAAGGGCTCGATGTAACTTACACCTGCGAGATTTGTGGAAATCTGACATTCAAAGGTCGGAGAGCCTTCGAAAAGCATTTCACTGAACCTACACACATGCTCCGTTTGCGTTGTCTCGGTATAGAGCCATCGCCCATCTTCAAGGGTATCACAAGCATTGAGGCAGCATTGAAACTGTCAAATCAGGTAGGGGCTCTGAAGAAGACTAAAACGAGTGGAAGGCACCAACAGGGCATAGATATGGATATCGAAAtggaggatgaagatgggAATGTCATGTCAAAGAAGCTATACGAGGAACTTAAGAAGCAGGGACTCGTTTGA
- the MPS1 gene encoding serine/threonine/tyrosine protein kinase MPS1 (similar to Saccharomyces cerevisiae MPS1 (YDL028C); ancestral locus Anc_3.162) — MLNDSMGKERKKGSQPHSSYDSDDEKILGPPELSNFGVALLSEKEKENHVESYRRRDALDHHSQKLNRFGSSNFDSSSGSFNQQATGQTHVSVHSGEPSQSTMFAYFRSNQQPSITTMNTNDIHIADSSDLEKSFRRIKSMQQSMREELTSRHAERRSKRFLKSSRMGVLGPAKRSASNTVAGYSDLSAGNLEAGQFDTSETEPKPNNNFDSFAQAKSYRKGDEALFDREKDSNSILVDHSLSELGTLNPVQYLKKYNLPSSELPNISRIYFEKQREENHHIALQKHTISREALNSRIARSFSCTSSLNNPDRRETSAPVSNPRRKLSDTSVSSTTKTAFLKAASSPLVESSLAKSTFVEQEKSQGVPFDFQHSKPEYQHTYANQNTVKNSYKKREALANIDVNRNNQDPILGTKRFKPLENKSIPALRLSASFPQEINDDAGARKTKRVEIIEPRKSQTQLRRNFITVNDIEYEKIELLGRGGSSKVYKVKGSGNKVFALKRVVFDEFDDSSVDGFKGEIELLKKLENQKRVVKLIDYEMDHGVLFLIMECGDHDLSQILNQRSDMPLDFEFVRYYTREMLKCVKVVHESGIVHSDLKPANFVLVKGVLKIIDFGIANAVPDHTVNIYRETQIGTPNYMAPEALVAMNYTQSDERKKQQNRWKVGKPSDIWSCGCIVYQMVYGRPPYGGFQGQNRLLAIMNPEVKIVFSDKISNGQLIPRSALDLMKACLSRNPEKRWTVDEALECSFLKPVMVTPFFIRDLIKNAVKYGSDQKEVSDEKVNELADDVLTRLEDFRL, encoded by the coding sequence ATGCTCAACGATTCTATGGGAAAAGAACGAAAAAAGGGCTCGCAGCCTCATTCCTCCTACGATTCAGATGATGAGAAAATTCTTGGGCCGCCAGAATTGAGCAACTTTGGAGTAGCGTTGCTCtcagaaaaggaaaaggaaaatcaCGTTGAGTCATATAGAAGAAGGGATGCCCTAGACCACCATTCACAAAAGCTTAATAGGTTTGGATCCTCAAACTTTGATTCTTCCTCTGGTAGCTTCAATCAACAAGCAACGGGTCAAACTCATGTATCTGTACATTCGGGGGAACCATCACAATCCACTATGTTCGCCTATTTCAGAAGCAATCAACAGCCCAGCATAACGACAATGAATACCAATGATATACATATCGCTGATAGCAGTGATCTAGAAAAAAGTTTCCGAAGAATTAAAAGTATGCAGCAATCTATGAGAGAAGAGCTGACTTCGAGACATGCGGAAAGAAGGAGtaaaagatttttgaaaagtagTCGAATGGGGGTGCTGGGCCCTGCCAAAAGATCTGCATCTAATACAGTAGCAGGCTACTCTGATCTAAGTGCTGGGAACCTAGAAGCTGGTCAATTTGATACCAGTGAGACTGAACCAAAGCCCAATAATAATTTTGATAGTTTTGCTCAAGCTAAAAGCTATAGAAAGGGTGATGAGGCGCTCTTTGATAGAGAGAAGGATAGCAATAGCATCTTAGTAGATCACTCTCTATCTGAACTTGGTACGCTCAATCCAGTACAGTATTTGAAGAAGTATAACTTGCCAAGCTCTGAACTCCCgaatatttcaagaatttattttgagaaacaaagagaagaaaaccATCACATTGCTCTTCAAAAGCACACTATATCGAGAGAAGCCTTGAATAGTAGGATTGCGCGTTCTTTCTCCTGTACCTCAAGTTTAAATAATCCTGACAGACGAGAAACCTCAGCGCCTGTATCAAATCCAAGACGAAAACTATCAGACACATCTGTTTCCTCTACCACAAAGACGGCCTTCTTAAAAGCAGCATCATCACCACTAGTTGAGTCGTCACTGGCTAAATCAACATTTGTAGAGCAAGAGAAGTCACAAGGAGTTCCATTCGATTTCCAGCACTCAAAACCGGAGTATCAACATACGTATGCCAATCAAAATACCGTTAAAAATTCTTACAAAAAGAGGGAAGCACTCGCTAACATAGATGTAAACAGAAACAATCAAGACCCCATCCTAGGAACCAAGCGATTTAAACCATTAGAAAATAAAAGCATCCCAGCATTAAGACTCTCCGCATCGTTTCCTCAGGAAATTAACGATGATGCCGGTGCTCGGAAAACTAAACGTGTAGAAATCATTGAGCCTAGGAAGTCACAGACTCAGTTAAGAAGAAACTTTATTACAGTGAACGATATCGAATACGAGAAAATCGAATTACTAGGTAGAGGTGGATCTTCCAAGGTTTATAAGGTGAAAGGTAGCGGAAATAAGGTATTTGCATTAAAACGAGTagtatttgatgaatttgatgattcaAGTGTGGATGGATTCAAGGGAGAAATTGAgctattaaaaaaattagaaaaccaaaaaagaGTTGTAAAATTGATCGACTACGAAATGGATCACGgtgttttgtttttgattatgGAATGCGGTGATCATGATTTATCTCAAATATTAAATCAACGGTCGGACATGCCATTAGATTTCGAATTTGTGCGATATTATACTCGCGAAATGCTGAAATGCGTCAAAGTTGTACATGAATCTGGCATAGTTCATTCTGACTTAAAACCGGCGAATTTTGTTCTTGTCAAGGGCGTACTAAAGATCATTGATTTCGGCATAGCAAATGCAGTGCCGGACCACACCGTGAATATATACCGAGAAACTCAAATAGGCACTCCAAATTATATGGCACCAGAAGCTTTAGTAGCAATGAATTATACACAATCTGACGAGAGGAAAAAGCAGCAAAATAGATGGAAGGTCGGTAAACCTTCGGATATCTGGTCTTGCGGCTGTATAGTTTATCAAATGGTTTACGGCAGACCCCCATATGGAGGATTTCAAGGACAAAATAGATTACTGGCCATCATGAACCCAGAAGTCAAAATAGTTTTCTCAGATAAGATTTCAAATGGCCAATTAATACCCCGATCAGCGCTGGATTTGATGAAAGCATGCTTATCGAGGAACcctgaaaaaagatggaCGGTTGACGAGGCTTTAGAgtgctcttttttgaagccTGTTATGGTGACACCATTCTTCATCCGAgatttgataaagaatGCTGTTAAATATGGCTCTgatcaaaaagaagtttcagatgaaaaagtgaaTGAGCTGGCGGATGATGTTTTGACTAGATTGGAGGACTTTAGATTGTAG